Proteins from a genomic interval of Gossypium hirsutum isolate 1008001.06 chromosome A09, Gossypium_hirsutum_v2.1, whole genome shotgun sequence:
- the LOC107912788 gene encoding arogenate dehydratase 3, with amino-acid sequence MQAVSPTQNLNSSVIRPSKPRRFHQLTRSFIRCVYHNDSVQFPNGVGLNRADWQSSCAILSSKVFSQDQGSGDKSTAPSNSDHLAAAVNGHKTSIDLNLVPIETNNKPQPPTQKPLTITDLSPAPMHGSQLRVAYQGVPGAYSEAAAGKAYPNCEAIPCDQFEVAFQAVELWIADRAVLPVENSLGGSIHRNYDLLLRHRLHIVGEVQLPVHHCLLALPGVRKEYLARVISHPQALSQCEHTLTKLGLNVTREAVDDTAGAAEYIAANNLRDTAAIASARAAELYGLQILADGIQDDSSNVTRFVMLAREPIIPRTDRPFKTSIVFAHDKGTSVLFKVLSAFAFRNISLTKIESRPHRNRPIRLVDDANVGTAKHFEYMFYVDFEASMAEVRAQNALAEVQEFTSFLRVLGSYPMDMTPWCPSSGD; translated from the coding sequence ATGCAGGCGGTTTCTCCTACACAAAATCTTAATTCTTCTGTCATTCGTCCTTCCAAGCCTCGCCGGTTCCATCAGTTGACTCGCTCCTTTATCCGTTGCGTTTATCACAATGACTCCGTTCAATTCCCTAATGGAGTCGGTTTAAACCGCGCTGATTGGCAGAGCTCTTGCGCTATTCTTTCTAGCAAGGTCTTTTCGCAAGATCAAGGTTCCGGTGACAAATCCACTGCTCCTTCCAACTCGGACCACCTTGCTGCCGCCGTCAATGGTCATAAAACTTCCATAGATCTTAACCTTGTCCCTATTGAAACAAACAACAAGCCTCAACCACCTACACAGAAACCCTTAACCATCACCGACCTCTCCCCTGCTCCGATGCACGGCTCTCAGTTGCGCGTGGCTTACCAAGGAGTCCCCGGGGCCTACTCCGAAGCTGCCGCTGGGAAAGCTTATCCTAATTGCGAAGCGATCCCTTGTGACCAGTTTGAAGTCGCATTCCAAGCGGTTGAGCTTTGGATCGCCGATCGAGCTGTTTTACCGGTGGAGAACTCACTAGGAGGTTCCATTCATCGGAACTACGATCTCCTCCTCCGACACCGACTCCACATCGTCGGCGAAGTCCAACTCCCAGTGCACCACTGTTTATTAGCTCTCCCAGGTGTTAGGAAAGAATACCTTGCACGAGTCATTTCTCATCCACAAGCTCTCTCCCAGTGTGAACACACGCTCACCAAACTCGGACTCAACGTCACGCGTGAAGCTGTCGATGACACCGCCGGAGCCGCGGAGTACATAGCGGCCAACAACCTTCGTGACACCGCCGCCATAGCAAGCGCACGCGCCGCTGAACTTTATGGACTTCAAATCCTAGCCGATGGTATCCAAGACGATTCGAGTAATGTGACGCGCTTCGTTATGTTAGCTCGGGAGCCAATCATCCCTCGCACGGACCGGCCATTCAAAACGAGCATCGTATTCGCGCACGATAAAGGGACGAGCGTGCTTTTCAAAGTACTATCAGCTTTTGCGTTTAGGAATATCAGTTTGACGAAAATCGAATCCCGGCCACACCGCAATAGGCCGATCCGGTTGGTAGATGACGCCAACGTTGGAACCGCCAAGCATTTCGAGTATATGTTCTACGTGGATTTCGAAGCGTCGATGGCAGAGGTTAGAGCCCAAAACGCGTTGGCTGAGGTCCAGGAGTTCACTTCTTTCTTGAGGGTATTGGGCAGTTACCCAATGGATATGACGCCTTGGTGCCCTTCCAGCGGAGATTAA